The following proteins are co-located in the Pseudomonas fluorescens genome:
- a CDS encoding sugar phosphate isomerase/epimerase family protein, producing MHKYPVSISLSSYGADLVRQQGQLSFVTLLNAAGAQRIEWREELLTTEQPAVLAQAAAEHGLESVFSSPLELWVAGRAQPNAELAATLDRAQAFGARWLKVSLGYFTDTNDLQSLHALLNRHPVQLLVENDQTLHGGRIEPMQRFFTEVERLGLPVKMTFDIGNWQWQDQSAVTAARLLGRHVDYLHCKAVARRQDGKLVALPPSACDLHMWEQLLKHMTQGITRAVEYPLQGEDLTDVTAQHVAALALLGQPRAENAHV from the coding sequence ATGCATAAATACCCCGTCTCCATCAGCCTTTCCAGCTACGGCGCCGACCTGGTTCGCCAGCAGGGCCAATTGAGTTTTGTCACGTTGCTCAATGCTGCCGGCGCCCAGCGCATCGAATGGCGTGAAGAACTGCTGACCACCGAACAACCCGCCGTCCTCGCCCAAGCCGCCGCTGAGCACGGCCTGGAATCGGTGTTTTCATCACCGCTGGAGCTCTGGGTCGCCGGGCGCGCCCAGCCGAATGCCGAACTCGCCGCCACCCTGGACCGCGCGCAAGCATTCGGCGCACGCTGGCTGAAAGTCTCCCTCGGCTACTTCACCGACACCAACGACCTGCAAAGTCTGCACGCGCTGCTCAACCGTCACCCGGTCCAGTTACTGGTGGAAAACGACCAGACGCTGCACGGCGGCCGTATCGAACCGATGCAGCGCTTCTTCACCGAGGTTGAACGCCTGGGTCTGCCGGTCAAAATGACGTTCGACATCGGCAACTGGCAGTGGCAGGACCAATCCGCTGTCACCGCCGCCCGCCTGTTGGGCCGGCACGTGGACTACCTGCACTGCAAGGCCGTGGCGCGGCGCCAGGACGGCAAGCTGGTGGCCTTGCCACCCAGCGCCTGCGACCTGCACATGTGGGAACAACTGCTCAAGCATATGACTCAAGGTATTACCCGGGCCGTGGAATACCCGTTGCAAGGCGAAGACCTGACCGACGTCACCGCGCAACACGTCGCCGCCCTCGCCCTCCTTGGCCAGCCCCGTGCGGAGAATGCCCATGTCTGA
- a CDS encoding LacI family DNA-binding transcriptional regulator: MTSFSAAQRSRVTMLDVAERAGVSKASVSRFIGDDRALLSDAIALRIEQAISELGYRPNQMARGLKRGRTRLIGMLVADIRNPYSIAVMHGVETACRQHGYSLVVCNTDRDDEQERQHLAALRSYNIEGLIVNTLGHHLDQLLELQREMPLVLVDRKVEPLHSDMVGLDNFAAVRMAVEHLQQQDYRDVLLVSEAADGTSSRLERQTSFKAEIASRPGLTGAVLELDAELENRLQAFLAKPGPKALFCANGIAALACTRALKSLGCNLFDEVGLIALDDLDWYPLVGNGITALAQPTEAMGASAFDCLLKRLRGDDAPTRTLDLLPELIIRGSTQSPVEAGLPAIAAAQPTQ; the protein is encoded by the coding sequence GTGACTTCTTTTTCCGCCGCCCAGCGCAGCCGCGTGACCATGCTCGACGTCGCCGAACGCGCCGGGGTGTCCAAAGCCAGCGTGTCGCGCTTTATCGGTGATGACCGTGCCTTACTGTCCGACGCCATTGCCTTGCGCATCGAACAGGCGATCAGTGAGCTCGGCTACCGCCCCAACCAGATGGCGCGCGGTTTGAAACGTGGGCGCACGCGCCTGATCGGCATGCTGGTGGCCGATATCCGCAACCCCTATTCCATTGCCGTGATGCACGGCGTCGAAACCGCCTGCCGCCAGCACGGCTACAGCCTGGTGGTGTGCAACACCGACCGCGATGACGAGCAGGAGCGCCAGCATCTGGCTGCGTTGCGTTCGTACAACATCGAAGGGTTGATCGTGAACACCCTTGGCCATCACCTCGACCAGTTGCTGGAGTTGCAACGGGAAATGCCGCTGGTGCTGGTCGACCGCAAGGTCGAGCCGCTGCACAGCGACATGGTGGGTTTGGATAACTTCGCGGCGGTACGTATGGCCGTGGAGCATCTCCAGCAGCAGGATTATCGCGATGTGTTGCTGGTGAGCGAAGCCGCCGATGGCACCAGCTCCCGACTGGAACGCCAGACCAGCTTCAAGGCCGAGATTGCCAGTCGCCCGGGGTTGACCGGCGCGGTGCTGGAACTCGATGCCGAGCTGGAAAATCGTCTGCAGGCCTTTCTTGCCAAACCCGGCCCCAAAGCCTTGTTCTGCGCCAACGGTATCGCCGCCCTGGCCTGTACCCGCGCGCTCAAGTCGTTGGGCTGCAACCTGTTTGATGAGGTCGGCCTGATCGCCCTGGATGACCTGGACTGGTACCCGCTGGTAGGCAACGGCATCACTGCCCTCGCCCAACCGACCGAAGCGATGGGCGCCAGCGCCTTCGACTGCCTGCTCAAACGCTTGCGCGGCGATGACGCGCCGACCCGCACACTGGACCTTTTGCCGGAACTGATCATTCGCGGCTCAACTCAATCCCCTGTGGAAGCCGGCTTGCCTGCGATCGCGGCTGCCCAGCCGACGCAGTAA
- a CDS encoding autotransporter outer membrane beta-barrel domain-containing protein — protein sequence MNVNTGSSVNDIRAVSGSTVNIESARVSSSNATGGAVRLENSKATVSNSTITNTQGVGLQALGIVGVSGGSSAEITSSNISGLLGGAQATSGSQLHFKNNTVVQGTGANSIGLSLQGGAATASQSTISGGANGVVFTRGRGDTTEGKLVLDQSSVEGVSGSAILVRGAAGRTPTVTIDVLNNSQLRGGDGKLLSVTGGGSATMNVDNSRLTGNVVADAGSTVNLSLQNNAELTGQLQNVSSLSVGNTSNWNMTGDSQVGALKMAGGTVTMGATNEFYQLNLQTLSGNGTFVMGTDFDQGKTDFINVTGEATGNHSLALAASGSELVKTQVVHTGGGDAAFSLEGGPVDMGAYAYNLKQEGNDWFLDTQTRVISRSARVVTALFNTPVTIMTAEEGSLRQRMGELRYSPHSTGLWIRGFGSKYDVSQSSGTGYSQNLKGFSIGADTPLGDSQWKVGVFGGHSNSDVNPARGAAGTVKSYFLGTYATWMDEESGFYFDAVAKANRFQNQAKATLSDNTSTKGGYNNVGGGVSAELGRHIKLGESSFIEPYGRLSTIVVQGGTYSLKNGLQVDGERTRSRTAEAGATVGHEFQLDDGTLIKPYLRAAMVHEFANNNKVTVNNQTFNNDLSGSRTKYGAGVAVSFTQDLQAHVDLETSTSDKIKQKAAVNVGVRYAF from the coding sequence TTGAATGTTAATACAGGCAGTTCGGTCAATGATATCCGCGCTGTTTCAGGCTCCACGGTAAATATCGAATCAGCCCGTGTTTCTTCCAGTAACGCCACGGGCGGTGCGGTGCGCCTGGAAAACAGTAAGGCGACTGTCAGTAACAGCACGATCACCAACACTCAGGGCGTAGGTTTGCAAGCCCTTGGCATTGTGGGCGTGAGTGGTGGCTCTTCCGCCGAGATTACTTCAAGTAATATCAGTGGCCTGTTGGGCGGCGCGCAAGCCACCAGCGGCAGCCAATTGCACTTCAAAAATAATACAGTGGTGCAAGGTACCGGGGCGAATTCCATCGGTCTGAGCCTGCAGGGCGGTGCGGCGACGGCCAGCCAAAGTACAATCAGCGGTGGCGCCAATGGCGTGGTGTTTACCCGGGGGCGCGGCGATACCACTGAGGGCAAGCTGGTATTGGACCAATCCAGTGTAGAAGGCGTCAGCGGCTCAGCCATTTTGGTGCGGGGCGCGGCCGGTAGAACGCCGACAGTCACCATCGATGTACTGAATAATTCCCAGTTGAGGGGTGGCGACGGTAAGCTGTTGAGCGTCACGGGCGGCGGCTCGGCGACGATGAATGTGGATAACAGCCGCTTGACCGGTAACGTCGTTGCGGACGCCGGCAGCACTGTCAATCTGAGCCTGCAGAACAACGCCGAGTTGACTGGCCAGTTGCAGAATGTCTCCAGTTTGAGTGTAGGCAACACGTCCAACTGGAACATGACCGGTGACAGCCAGGTGGGTGCGCTGAAAATGGCCGGTGGTACGGTGACCATGGGCGCGACGAATGAGTTTTACCAGCTGAACCTTCAAACGCTTTCGGGTAACGGCACCTTTGTCATGGGCACCGATTTCGACCAAGGCAAAACCGACTTTATCAATGTGACCGGCGAAGCCACAGGCAACCACAGCCTGGCACTCGCAGCCAGCGGCAGCGAACTGGTCAAAACCCAGGTTGTGCACACCGGCGGCGGTGACGCGGCGTTCTCCCTGGAGGGCGGCCCGGTCGACATGGGTGCCTATGCCTATAACCTGAAACAGGAAGGCAATGACTGGTTTCTGGACACGCAAACCCGTGTGATCAGTCGCAGTGCACGCGTGGTGACGGCATTGTTCAACACCCCGGTGACCATCATGACCGCCGAAGAGGGCTCATTGCGCCAACGTATGGGTGAGTTGCGCTACTCCCCGCACAGCACCGGCCTCTGGATCCGTGGTTTTGGCAGTAAATATGATGTGTCCCAGAGTTCGGGCACCGGCTACTCGCAGAACCTGAAAGGTTTCTCCATCGGTGCTGACACGCCGCTGGGCGACAGCCAATGGAAGGTGGGTGTATTTGGCGGCCACAGTAACTCTGACGTAAACCCGGCGCGCGGCGCTGCCGGTACCGTCAAGAGCTACTTCCTGGGTACCTATGCCACCTGGATGGACGAAGAAAGCGGTTTCTATTTTGATGCCGTGGCCAAAGCCAACCGGTTCCAGAACCAGGCCAAGGCAACCCTCAGTGACAACACGTCTACCAAGGGTGGCTACAACAACGTAGGCGGTGGTGTATCGGCTGAACTCGGCCGTCATATCAAGCTTGGTGAGAGTTCCTTTATTGAACCTTACGGCCGACTGTCGACCATTGTGGTCCAAGGTGGTACGTACAGCCTGAAAAACGGTTTGCAAGTGGACGGTGAGCGCACCCGCTCAAGGACTGCCGAGGCCGGCGCGACCGTGGGTCATGAGTTCCAACTCGATGATGGCACGCTGATCAAGCCTTACCTGCGTGCGGCAATGGTCCACGAGTTTGCCAACAACAATAAGGTCACGGTCAACAACCAGACCTTCAACAATGATTTGTCGGGCTCGCGCACCAAGTACGGTGCCGGTGTGGCGGTGTCGTTTACCCAGGACCTGCAGGCGCATGTCGACCTGGAGACCAGCACCAGTGACAAAATCAAGCAAAAAGCCGCTGTTAACGTTGGCGTACGCTATGCCTTCTAA
- a CDS encoding DUF1345 domain-containing protein translates to MAFLARTHPRLSAAAVLGLAVGILAPADTIISKILIGWNAGVWTYLILMLWLTSRSRADDVKRFAEIEDENAGLVLFMVCIAAIASLATITLNLVGSKDLDSTARLLHYGFTGMTVIGSWLLTGVIFSVHYARLFYTWEGDEPALRFAEGLRNPNYWDFLYFSFTIGVAVQTADVGVATRGMRKVVLGQSLIGFLFNTAILGFSINIAAGLFS, encoded by the coding sequence ATGGCCTTCCTCGCCCGCACCCACCCTCGCCTCTCCGCCGCCGCCGTCCTGGGCCTTGCCGTGGGCATCCTGGCACCCGCTGACACGATCATCAGCAAAATCCTCATTGGCTGGAATGCCGGCGTCTGGACCTACCTGATACTGATGCTGTGGCTGACCAGCCGCTCGCGGGCCGACGACGTCAAACGCTTCGCCGAGATCGAGGATGAAAACGCAGGGTTGGTGCTGTTTATGGTGTGCATCGCGGCGATTGCCAGCCTGGCGACCATCACGCTGAACCTGGTGGGCAGCAAAGACCTGGACAGCACCGCGCGCCTGCTGCATTACGGGTTTACCGGGATGACGGTGATTGGTTCATGGTTGCTGACCGGGGTGATTTTCAGCGTGCATTACGCGCGCCTCTTTTACACGTGGGAAGGTGACGAGCCGGCGCTGCGCTTTGCCGAAGGTTTGCGCAACCCCAACTATTGGGACTTCCTGTACTTCTCGTTCACCATTGGCGTGGCGGTGCAGACGGCGGATGTAGGCGTGGCCACACGGGGTATGCGCAAGGTGGTGCTGGGACAGTCTTTGATCGGTTTTCTGTTCAATACGGCGATTCTGGGCTTCTCGATCAATATTGCAGCAGGCCTGTTTAGCTGA
- a CDS encoding efflux RND transporter permease subunit codes for MPQFFIDRPIFAWVVALFILLAGALAIPQLPVAQYPNVAPPKVEIYAVYPGASAQTLDESVVSLIEQELNGADHLLYFESQSSLGSATITATFQPGTNPEMAQVDVQNRLKAVEPRLPQAVTQQGLQVEKVSAGFLLLVTLTSNDGKLDDVALSDYLARNVMNELKRLDGVGKAQLYGAERAMRIWIDPQKLIGFNLTPADVNAAISAQNAQVSAGSIGDLPGTKTQEITAAILVKGQLSTPAEFADIVLKANPDGSTVRIGDVARVEIGSQEYQFSTRLNGKPSTAVSVQLSPGANALNTATLVRAKMDELSRYFPANVEYKIPYDTSPFVKVSITKVVYTLLEAMALVFAVMYLFLQNVRYTLIPTLVVPIALMGTFATMLLLGFSINVLTMFGMVLAIGILVDDAIVVVENVERIMVTEGLSPKEATRKAMGQITGAIVGITLVLVAVFLPMAFMPGSVGVIYQQFSLSMATSILFSAFLALTLTPALCATLLKPIAKGEHHAKGGFFGGFNRRFEQLTDRYEGWVAYALKRSGRYLLIYLVLLVGLGVMLSRLPSSFLPVEDQGYTITDIQLPPGASKNRTVQVAEQIEAHNAEEPGVGDTTMIMGFSFSGSGQNAALAFTTLKDWSERSGVDSASAIADRANAAFGELKDAIAYAILPPPVDGLGTSSGFEFRLQDRGGVGHAALMQARTELLAAAAKSPILANVRESALAEAPQVQLQVDRKQANALGVSFADVGNVLSSAIGSAYVNDFPNQGRMQRVVVQAEGDQRSQVADLMKINVRNKDGKMVPLSAFVEAKWTQGPAQLTRYNGYPAIAISGEAAPGHSTGEAMEEIQRLVSQLPAGLGQEWTGLSLQERLSGSQAPLLLGLSLLIVFLCLAALYESWSIPTSVLLVVPLGVLGAVLAVTLRGMPNDVFFKVGLITIIGLSAKNAILIIEFAKDLYEQGEDLIDATLKAARLRLRPIIMTSLAFILGVVPLAIATGASSASQQAIGTGVIGGMITATLAVVFVPVFFVVVMKLVRKRS; via the coding sequence ATGCCGCAGTTCTTTATTGACCGCCCGATTTTCGCCTGGGTGGTCGCCTTGTTTATCCTGCTGGCCGGCGCGCTGGCCATCCCGCAATTGCCGGTGGCGCAGTACCCCAACGTGGCGCCGCCAAAGGTGGAAATCTACGCGGTGTACCCGGGCGCTTCGGCCCAGACCCTGGATGAAAGCGTGGTCAGCCTGATTGAGCAGGAGCTCAACGGCGCCGATCACCTGCTGTATTTCGAATCCCAGAGCAGCCTGGGCTCGGCCACGATCACCGCCACCTTCCAGCCGGGCACGAACCCGGAAATGGCCCAGGTGGATGTGCAAAACCGCCTTAAAGCGGTGGAGCCGCGCTTGCCGCAAGCGGTGACCCAGCAAGGCTTGCAGGTGGAAAAGGTGTCTGCCGGCTTCCTGCTGCTGGTCACCCTGACGTCCAACGACGGCAAGCTCGATGACGTTGCGCTCAGCGATTACCTGGCACGCAACGTCATGAACGAGCTCAAGCGCCTGGACGGTGTCGGCAAGGCCCAGCTGTATGGCGCCGAGCGCGCCATGCGGATCTGGATCGATCCGCAGAAGCTGATCGGCTTCAACCTCACCCCGGCCGACGTGAACGCTGCAATCAGCGCGCAGAACGCCCAGGTCTCGGCGGGCAGCATCGGTGATTTGCCGGGGACCAAGACCCAGGAAATCACCGCCGCCATCCTGGTCAAGGGCCAACTGTCGACGCCGGCAGAATTCGCCGACATCGTGCTCAAAGCCAATCCCGACGGCTCCACCGTGCGTATCGGCGATGTGGCGCGGGTGGAAATCGGCAGCCAGGAATACCAGTTCTCTACGCGTCTGAACGGCAAGCCATCCACCGCCGTCAGTGTGCAACTGTCGCCGGGCGCCAACGCGCTGAACACCGCAACCCTGGTGCGGGCGAAGATGGACGAACTGTCGCGCTACTTCCCGGCCAACGTGGAGTACAAGATCCCGTACGACACCTCGCCCTTCGTCAAGGTCTCGATTACCAAAGTGGTCTACACCTTGCTGGAGGCCATGGCGCTGGTGTTTGCGGTGATGTATCTGTTCCTGCAGAACGTGCGCTACACCTTGATCCCGACGCTGGTGGTGCCCATAGCACTGATGGGCACCTTCGCCACCATGTTGCTGCTGGGTTTCTCGATCAACGTGCTGACCATGTTCGGCATGGTGCTGGCGATCGGTATCCTGGTGGACGATGCGATTGTGGTGGTGGAGAACGTCGAGCGCATTATGGTCACCGAGGGTTTGTCGCCCAAAGAGGCCACGCGCAAGGCCATGGGCCAGATTACCGGGGCCATCGTCGGTATCACCCTGGTGTTGGTCGCGGTGTTTCTGCCGATGGCGTTCATGCCGGGTTCGGTCGGGGTGATCTACCAGCAGTTCTCGCTGTCGATGGCGACGTCGATCCTGTTCTCGGCGTTCCTCGCCCTGACCTTGACCCCCGCGTTGTGCGCAACCCTGCTCAAGCCGATTGCCAAGGGCGAGCACCATGCCAAAGGGGGGTTCTTCGGCGGCTTCAACCGGCGCTTTGAACAGCTCACCGACCGCTACGAAGGTTGGGTGGCCTATGCCCTCAAGCGCAGCGGCCGGTACCTGCTGATCTATCTGGTGTTGCTGGTGGGCCTGGGGGTGATGTTAAGCCGCCTGCCCTCCTCGTTCCTGCCGGTGGAGGACCAGGGTTACACCATTACCGATATCCAGTTGCCGCCGGGTGCGAGCAAGAACCGCACCGTGCAGGTGGCCGAGCAGATCGAGGCACATAACGCCGAGGAACCCGGGGTGGGCGATACCACCATGATCATGGGCTTCAGTTTCTCCGGCTCCGGGCAGAACGCAGCGCTGGCGTTTACCACGCTCAAGGACTGGTCGGAACGCAGCGGTGTTGATTCGGCCTCGGCGATTGCCGACCGTGCCAACGCCGCTTTCGGCGAGCTTAAAGATGCGATTGCCTATGCAATTCTGCCACCGCCCGTGGACGGCCTCGGCACCTCCAGCGGTTTCGAGTTCCGCTTGCAGGACCGTGGCGGTGTCGGCCATGCGGCGTTGATGCAAGCACGTACCGAGTTGCTGGCGGCCGCTGCGAAAAGCCCGATCCTGGCCAACGTGCGCGAAAGCGCCCTGGCTGAAGCACCACAAGTGCAGTTGCAAGTGGACCGCAAGCAGGCTAACGCCCTTGGGGTCTCCTTCGCGGACGTGGGTAATGTGCTGTCTTCGGCCATCGGCTCGGCCTATGTCAACGACTTCCCCAACCAGGGCCGCATGCAGCGGGTGGTGGTGCAGGCCGAAGGCGACCAGCGCAGCCAGGTGGCGGACTTGATGAAGATCAACGTGCGCAACAAGGACGGCAAGATGGTGCCGTTGTCAGCGTTCGTCGAAGCCAAGTGGACCCAGGGCCCTGCGCAGTTGACGCGTTACAACGGCTACCCGGCCATTGCCATCAGCGGTGAAGCAGCACCGGGGCACAGCACCGGTGAGGCGATGGAAGAAATTCAGCGCCTGGTCAGCCAACTGCCGGCGGGCCTGGGTCAGGAATGGACCGGTTTGTCGTTGCAGGAACGCTTGTCCGGTTCCCAGGCGCCCTTGCTGCTGGGCCTGTCGCTGTTGATCGTGTTCCTGTGCCTGGCCGCACTGTATGAAAGCTGGTCGATTCCAACCTCGGTCTTGTTGGTGGTGCCGCTGGGTGTGCTCGGCGCCGTATTGGCGGTGACCTTGCGCGGCATGCCTAACGATGTGTTCTTCAAAGTGGGCCTGATCACCATCATCGGCTTGTCGGCGAAGAACGCGATCCTGATCATCGAGTTCGCCAAGGACTTGTATGAGCAGGGCGAAGACCTGATCGACGCCACCTTGAAAGCTGCGCGCCTGCGTTTACGGCCGATCATCATGACATCACTCGCGTTTATCCTCGGCGTGGTGCCACTGGCCATTGCCACCGGTGCCAGCTCGGCCAGCCAGCAGGCGATCGGCACGGGCGTGATAGGCGGGATGATCACCGCAACCCTGGCGGTGGTGTTTGTACCGGTGTTCTTTGTGGTGGTGATGAAGCTGGTGCGCAAGCGTTCATAA
- a CDS encoding efflux RND transporter periplasmic adaptor subunit — MSKNLFAPFCLLALTLALSACGKSADEAPEMPLAKVRVETLQAKPLSITNELSGRIAAPRIAEVRARVAGVVMQRVFKEGHDVKQGDVLFRIDPAPFKADLDSAQANLEKAQANAFQARLQEQRYSQLVEGNAISGQDYDNARAAVRQTNAEVAANKAAVERAKLNLGYATVTAPISGRIGRALVTEGALVGQNEATPLAIIQQLDPIHADLTQSTRELNDLRRAFRAGSLKQVGQDQAKATLIEDDGSLYPLPGKLLFAEISVDPGTGQIILRSEFPNPDLDLLPGSFVRVRLEQAVDRQGISVPQRAITRDSAGIPMVLLLDAEQTVSQQPVELGAVIEDRWIVSSGLKPGDRIIVEGLQHARPGEKVEVDDSPAPGQLVKE; from the coding sequence ATGTCGAAGAATCTGTTTGCGCCGTTTTGCCTGCTGGCCTTGACGCTGGCACTGAGTGCTTGTGGCAAGTCGGCCGACGAAGCGCCGGAAATGCCCCTGGCCAAAGTCCGCGTCGAAACCCTGCAGGCCAAACCCCTCTCCATTACCAACGAACTCAGCGGGCGTATCGCTGCACCGCGCATTGCCGAAGTGCGTGCCCGGGTCGCTGGGGTGGTCATGCAGCGCGTGTTCAAGGAAGGCCACGACGTAAAACAGGGCGATGTGCTGTTTCGCATTGACCCGGCCCCGTTCAAGGCCGACCTGGACAGCGCTCAGGCCAACCTGGAAAAGGCCCAGGCCAATGCGTTCCAGGCGCGTTTGCAAGAACAGCGCTACAGCCAGTTGGTAGAAGGCAATGCCATCAGCGGCCAGGACTACGACAACGCCCGCGCCGCCGTGCGCCAGACCAACGCCGAGGTCGCCGCCAACAAAGCCGCCGTCGAGCGTGCCAAGCTGAACCTGGGCTACGCCACCGTCACTGCGCCGATCTCCGGCCGCATCGGCCGCGCGCTGGTGACCGAGGGTGCATTGGTGGGCCAGAACGAAGCCACGCCACTGGCGATCATCCAGCAACTGGACCCGATTCACGCCGACTTGACCCAGTCGACCCGCGAGCTGAATGACCTGCGCCGCGCCTTCCGTGCCGGTAGCCTGAAGCAGGTCGGCCAGGACCAGGCCAAGGCCACGCTGATCGAGGATGACGGCAGCCTGTACCCGCTGCCGGGCAAATTGCTGTTTGCCGAGATCAGCGTTGACCCGGGCACCGGGCAGATCATCCTGCGCAGCGAGTTCCCCAACCCGGACCTCGACCTGCTGCCCGGCAGTTTTGTGCGTGTGCGCCTGGAACAAGCGGTTGATAGGCAAGGCATCAGCGTGCCGCAACGCGCCATTACGCGCGACAGCGCCGGCATCCCGATGGTGTTGCTGTTGGACGCCGAGCAGACCGTCAGCCAACAGCCGGTGGAGCTGGGCGCGGTCATCGAGGATCGCTGGATCGTCAGCAGCGGCCTCAAGCCCGGTGACCGCATCATCGTCGAAGGCCTGCAACACGCGCGCCCCGGTGAAAAAGTCGAAGTGGACGACAGCCCGGCCCCTGGCCAGCTCGTAAAGGAATAA
- a CDS encoding response regulator transcription factor codes for MPNILLVEDDAALSELIASYLERNGYHVSVLSRGDHVRERARLNPPDLVILDLMLPGLDGLQVCRLLRADSAGLPILMLTARDDSHDQVLGLEMGADDYVTKPCEPRVLLARVRTLLRRSSLSDPQVANDQIIMGNLCIDLSERTVTWREQAVELSSGEYNLLVVLARHAGEVLSRDQILQRLRGIEFNGTDRSVDVAISKLRRKFDDHAGEARKIKTVWGKGYLFSRSEWEC; via the coding sequence ATGCCCAACATCCTTCTGGTGGAAGACGACGCCGCGCTCTCCGAGCTGATTGCCAGCTATCTGGAACGCAATGGCTACCACGTCAGCGTACTCAGCCGTGGCGATCACGTGCGTGAGCGCGCGCGCCTCAACCCGCCGGACCTGGTGATTCTCGACCTGATGCTGCCAGGCCTTGACGGCCTGCAGGTGTGCCGCTTGCTGCGCGCCGACTCGGCGGGTTTGCCGATCCTGATGCTCACCGCGCGCGACGACAGCCACGATCAGGTGCTGGGCCTGGAAATGGGCGCCGACGACTATGTCACCAAGCCCTGCGAGCCGCGCGTACTGTTGGCGCGAGTGCGCACCTTGTTGCGCCGCAGCAGCCTGTCCGACCCCCAGGTTGCCAACGACCAGATCATCATGGGCAACCTGTGTATCGACCTGTCCGAACGCACGGTGACCTGGCGCGAGCAGGCGGTGGAGCTGTCCAGCGGTGAATACAACCTGCTGGTGGTGTTGGCCCGGCATGCCGGCGAGGTGCTCAGCCGCGACCAGATTTTGCAACGCCTGCGCGGTATCGAATTCAACGGCACCGACCGCTCTGTGGACGTGGCCATTTCCAAGTTGCGCCGCAAGTTCGACGACCATGCCGGCGAAGCGCGCAAAATCAAGACCGTGTGGGGCAAGGGTTACTTGTTCAGCCGTTCCGAGTGGGAATGCTGA
- a CDS encoding ATP-binding protein, producing MVRALLRLYLITIVTYSAAIYLIPKLVIKVFEHRYMNYNVEQSRGQQKLIVEQYLRVPVEHWSEVTAQLGRDFAPLKVQLLLRQDASYTPEEEHLLEQGQPVIRLGEWGWMEQISSPVNDQFVVKLTIPPDPLDMNLLYWSMNVLIGAALLACLLFWLRPHWRDLERLKTTAVQLGRGNLTERTHIPASSNIGSLASVFDTMADDIESLLNQQRDLLNAVSHELRTPLTRLDFGLALALSEDLPQASRERLQSLVAHIRELDELVLELLSYSRLQNPAQLPERVDVVIDEFIDSVLGSVDDELENPEIVIDVALDCAEERVSLDPRLTARALQNLLRNATRYCDKRIQVGVKVCANGCEIWVDDDGIGIPVDQRERIFEPFYRLDRSRDRATGGFGLGLAISRRALEAQGGTLTALASPLGGARFRVWLPSVS from the coding sequence ATGGTTCGTGCACTGCTACGCCTCTACCTGATTACTATCGTCACCTACAGCGCGGCGATCTACCTGATTCCCAAACTGGTCATCAAGGTGTTCGAACATCGCTACATGAACTACAACGTCGAGCAGAGTCGCGGCCAGCAAAAGCTGATCGTCGAACAATATCTGCGCGTGCCGGTGGAACACTGGTCAGAGGTTACCGCGCAATTGGGCCGTGACTTTGCGCCGCTGAAGGTGCAACTGCTGCTGCGTCAGGACGCGAGCTACACCCCTGAAGAAGAACACCTGCTGGAGCAAGGCCAACCGGTGATCCGCCTGGGCGAGTGGGGCTGGATGGAGCAAATCAGTTCACCGGTGAACGATCAGTTTGTGGTCAAGCTGACCATCCCGCCTGACCCGCTGGACATGAACCTGCTGTACTGGTCGATGAACGTATTGATCGGTGCTGCGCTGCTGGCGTGCCTGCTGTTCTGGTTGCGCCCGCATTGGCGCGACCTGGAGCGCCTGAAGACCACCGCCGTCCAACTGGGCAGGGGCAATCTGACCGAGCGTACGCACATTCCGGCCAGCTCCAACATCGGCAGCCTGGCCTCGGTATTCGACACCATGGCCGACGATATCGAGAGCCTGCTCAACCAGCAGCGCGACCTGCTCAATGCCGTCTCTCACGAACTGCGTACGCCGCTGACCCGCCTGGATTTCGGCCTGGCCCTGGCCCTCTCGGAAGACTTGCCTCAGGCCAGCCGCGAGCGTCTGCAAAGCCTTGTGGCGCACATCCGTGAGCTGGACGAACTGGTGCTGGAATTGCTCTCCTACAGCCGCCTGCAAAATCCGGCCCAGTTGCCGGAGCGGGTCGACGTGGTGATCGACGAGTTTATCGACAGCGTGCTGGGCAGCGTCGATGACGAGTTGGAAAACCCCGAGATCGTTATCGATGTAGCGCTCGATTGTGCCGAAGAGCGCGTCAGCCTCGACCCACGCCTCACCGCCCGCGCCCTGCAGAACCTGCTGCGCAACGCCACGCGGTATTGCGACAAGCGCATCCAGGTGGGCGTCAAGGTGTGTGCCAATGGCTGTGAAATCTGGGTGGATGACGACGGCATCGGCATTCCCGTGGACCAGCGCGAGCGCATTTTCGAGCCGTTCTACCGCCTGGACCGCAGCCGTGACCGCGCCACGGGTGGCTTCGGCCTGGGCCTGGCGATCAGCCGGCGTGCGCTGGAAGCCCAGGGCGGCACGTTGACCGCGCTGGCATCGCCGCTGGGCGGTGCGCGGTTTCGCGTGTGGTTGCCCAGCGTCAGCTGA